Part of the Acidimicrobiales bacterium genome, GCCCCATCCGGATCGTCTTGATCGTGATCCTCGCCTGGGTGGCCTCCCGGGTGCTGCAGCGTGTCATCGGCCGGTTCGTGAGGCGGGTGGCCGCGTCGCCGACCGATCAGCGCTTCCAGGCCCTACGCGAGCGGGGCCCCGGCCGGCTGCTCATCGAGGAGACCGAACAGAAGCGGGCGTCGGCCCGAGCCGAGACGATCGGGCTCGTCCTGCGGAGCCTCGCCGCCGCCGGCGTGTGGTCGATCGCCTCGCTGTTGGTGCTCGGCCAACTCGACATCGACCTGGCCCCGCTGATCGCCGGCGCCGGCATCGGCGGCATCGCCCTGGGGTTCGGTGCGCAGTCCGTGGTGCGCGATTTCCTGTCCGGACTGTTCATGCTGATCGAGGACCAGTACGGGGTCGGCGACATCATCGACATCGGGCCGGCCACCGGCACCGTCGAGAAGGTCTCACTCCGCTCGACGGCCATCCGAGACATTCAGGGAACGGTGTGGCACGTGCCCAACGGCGAGATCACCCGGGTCGGCAACTTCAGTCAGCTCTGGTCGCGAGCGCTCATCGACGTCGAGGTGGCCTACGACACCGACATCGAGTTCGCCCAGGGCGTGATCCAGCGCGTGGCCGACGAGTTGTGGGACGACGGGCGGTGGGGCGGCGACGAGGTCATGGAGCGCCCCGAGGTGTGGGGCGT contains:
- a CDS encoding mechanosensitive ion channel family protein, whose translation is MTSFQAAEPAVADACGDEDASFLCEKVFEWTDSETLARAAEWLLDRPIRIVLIVILAWVASRVLQRVIGRFVRRVAASPTDQRFQALRERGPGRLLIEETEQKRASARAETIGLVLRSLAAAGVWSIASLLVLGQLDIDLAPLIAGAGIGGIALGFGAQSVVRDFLSGLFMLIEDQYGVGDIIDIGPATGTVEKVSLRSTAIRDIQGTVWHVPNGEITRVGNFSQLWSRALIDVEVAYDTDIEFAQGVIQRVADELWDDGRWGGDEVMERPEVWGVQSLGSDSVAIRLVVKTEPSEQWRVERELRMRLKNALDAAGIEIPFSQRTVWLRHQGDHPVPPAPDPASVVTHPPAEAHDDEASV